CATCCGAGACGAGATCGCCCCAGCATTCGGTCCCTGGTCCGCCATCGTCGAGGCAGGGGACGTCCTCACCATCGTCGACCTGTACGGCAATCAGGCCGTCGACACTCTGCTGTACAGCGCACACGACCACTCGCTCCGCTACTCCGCCGCCGCGACGGTCACCGCGCAACAGAACTTGTTCCTCACCACCGGAACCGTTCTGCGCAGCGATGATTCGACACCGCTGATGACGATCATCGAGGACGAGGTCGGCAACCACGACACCGTGGGCGGTGCCTGCTCCAAGGAATCCAATACTCTCCGCTACGGCCACCACACCCAGCACCAGCACGCCTGCGTCGAGAACTTCCTCATCGAAGGTTCCAAGTGGGGTCTCGGCAAGCGAGACCTGGCCCCCAACATCAACTTCTTCATGAACGTCCCCGTCGACGCCGACGGCACCCTCGGCATCGTCGACGGCTTGTCGGCCCCCGGCAAGAGGCTCTCACTGCGTGCCGAGATCGACACCCTCGTGTTGGTCTCGAACTGCCCGCAGATCAACAACCCCTGCAACGGATTCGACCCCACCGCGGTGCAGATGATCGTGACGCGAGAGTCGGCAGGGGCATGAACGCGGTGAATTCGACAGCGGCCAAGATGACCGTCCATCGGCCCGGAATGCTCACCACGGTGCAGGACTGGCCGGGACGCGTCGGCTACTGGAAGGTGGGCGTGCCGCCGTCGGGACCGATGGACGATCTGTCGTTCCGGCTCGGCAACACCGCGCTCGGCAACCCCGAGGGTGCACCGGGGCTCGAATCCACCATGGCCGGGCCGGCATTGACGTTCGACGCCGATACCTACGTCTGCGTCACCGGAGCCGCGGTACCGGTGCGCATCGACGGAAAATCGGTACCGCAGTGGCGACCCGTGCTGGTCCCCGCCGGAGCGAAGCTGGACGTGGGCACCACCACCGGCCACGGGCTGCGGATGTACGTACTGATCCAGGGTGGCCTGGACGTCGAGGATTACCTCGGCAGCGCAGCAACATTCACTCTCGGCAAGTTCGGCGGACATCGCGGTGGCATCCTGAGCGAGGGCGACATCATCGGACTGGCCGGCCGCTCCGACAACTCTGCCGTCCTCGGACCCATCCCGATGGAACACCTGCCGGTGCTGACGTCCGCCTGGGACATCGCCGTCA
The nucleotide sequence above comes from Rhodococcoides fascians A25f. Encoded proteins:
- a CDS encoding urea amidolyase associated protein UAAP2, with product MEGSAVSISTLETTIIRDEIAPAFGPWSAIVEAGDVLTIVDLYGNQAVDTLLYSAHDHSLRYSAAATVTAQQNLFLTTGTVLRSDDSTPLMTIIEDEVGNHDTVGGACSKESNTLRYGHHTQHQHACVENFLIEGSKWGLGKRDLAPNINFFMNVPVDADGTLGIVDGLSAPGKRLSLRAEIDTLVLVSNCPQINNPCNGFDPTAVQMIVTRESAGA